The nucleotide sequence GCACCGGCGAGGGTCACGGTCAGGAAGCCGACGAGCGCCCAGCCCATGGTCCGGCTGCGGATCTGCTCGGCGGGCATGGGCGGCTCGGCGATCGCTCCGTCCGCGTCGACCCACACGTCGACGGAGCTGCCCGCGCTGAGCCCGGGCAGGACGTCGGTCTCGGCGGTGCGGATCCGTCCGTCCGGGTCGGTGTAGCGGACCGTGGCCGGATAGCGGTTCTCTCTCGCCTCCGCCGATCCGGGCTCCGGATGGTCCGGGGCGTCGTGGGTGAGGACGGCGGTGGTGAGGCGCAGGGTCTGCCTCTGGTGCTCGGCGGCCGCGCGGTAGTGCCGGTGGGCGGCGTCACCGATGGCGAACATGGCACCGAGCCCCAGGATCGGTACGAGCAGCAACATCGCCAGGGCGATCCGGCCCTGGAGGCGGTCGGTGCGCCGGTACAGCGGATTGTGCCGCCAGCGCCACAGCGACAGGGGGTGCACGAGCCCGTGGTGCGGGGGATCCGGGGGCTGTGCGGGTGGTGGCACGCCGGACACAGGTTCTCCTTTCCGGGGCAGGGGGTGGCGTACAGCAGACCCCGGCCGGTGAGGTGGCGGGGTCAGGGGGCAGCGAGGTCAGCGGAAGAGCGGGCCAGGCCCGGGTGGGGACGTGCCCCTGGCAGACGGATGTCCGTGCGCGGCCCGCAACATCGTGGCGGCGCCGCGGATCGCCGCGGTATGCGGTGTGGGAACCGCCCGCAGGGGCGCGTGCGTGCCGCCGGCGAGCCGGTGAGTGAGATCGGGGCGCAGTGCGCCGCCACCGGCCAGGAGGGCACCCCGACTCAGCGCCTCGGCGGTGAGGGACGTGCGGTCCTGCCGGAGCATGGAGGTGAACATGGTGCTGATGGCTTCGCTGATCTCCGCCGTGGCGTCGGCGTCTGCGAGGTCGGTGGTGCCGGCGAGGTCGGTGGTGCCCAGGGCGGTGCGGCGGGCGTCGAAGACCAGGCCGTCGACGAGGAGGACCACCTCGGTGAGATGGGCGCCGATGTCCACCACGAGCAGCGGCAGGGAGAGGTCGGCGCCCGCGGCCAGGGCGATGGCGCGTGCGGTGGGGACGGTCAGGACCGCGCGGGGGCGGAGCACTTCCACGGCGGCGCGGGCCCGTTCCCGGTAGGCGGGGCCGTCCAGCACCGGCGCGGTGACCACCACCAGCGGGCGGGTGAGGCGGGGCAGGCGGTGGCTGAGGAGCCGGTCGAGCATCCGGGCCGTTCCCGGAACGTCGACGATGGCGCCGCGCTGGACCGGATACACCGCCCCAGCACCGGGGAAGGTGATGGTGGGTACGTCGAGGACCATCCCGCGGCCGGCTATCCAGGCGCGGGTGCGGGCGCTGCCCAGGTCCAGGGCGAGGCCGCAGCAGTGCCGGCACAACGGCCAGGGCCGGTGCCGGTGCCCGGCGGGGGAGCCCGGCCGGAAGCGGCGGCGGACGGTCATCGTCCGGCCTCCCGTACCTGCTGGCACCGTGCGCAGTAGCGGGCCTGTGGAACGATCATCAGCCGGTCGCGCTCGACGGGGCGACGGCACAGGTGGCACGTGCCGTAGCGGCCCTCGGCGATGCGTCGCAGCGCCGCCTCCACGTCGGCGAGGACCATGCGCGCGGAGGCGGCGACTTTGACGTGCACTTCGGCCTGTGCCGCGGAGCGGCGCCGGAGCAGGTCCTCGGCGCGGGGCGGCGCGGCGATCTGCCGCAGCTGTTCCTGGCGGAACAGGCGCTGTTCGTGGAGGTTCTCCCGCAGCGCGGCGAGGTCCTCGGGCGGCAGGTGCGCGGCACGGTCGCCGATGGTCTGGTGGTTCACCACTTCACCCCTTTGAGCAGGGCGGAGACGAAAACAGGAGGCGGACGGGGCGGGTCAGGCGGTGGCATGGCCCTGGCAGGCGACGCAGTACCGGGTGTAGGGGAGGATCTCCAGGCGTTCGGCGGGGACGGGCTTGGCGCAGCCCTGGCAGATGCCGTAGGTGTCGTCCTCCACGCGGGCGAACGCCTCGTCGATCTCGGTGAGGACTCGCTGGATCGCCTCCGTCTGCGCGGACACCAGATGGGCGTCCGTGCTCTGGGCGCTCTCGTCGAGGGCACGCAGCTGAGCCAGGCGGCTGTTGCGGGCGTGTTCGAGGCGCTGACGGGTTTCATGAGAGGTCAGCCGCCCGGGGCGGGGGCCGGTCTGGGCGGTGTCGAGCGGCACGATGAGGTCCTTTCGTGAAAGCGCGCCAGGCGCGGCAGTAGCCGCCCGGTTCCGCCGGCCGCGGTCTCCACGACCGCGCGCACTGGCCGTACCGGACGGCTCGAGCACCTTCGACTCTGCTCGACCCGGCGTCGGAAGCCCATCGGGCGCGGACCCCATTTGCCCGGGGCAGCGGTGACCACGGGGCGATGGCGGGGAAGGGCGCGTGGGTACCCGATGACCTCGGATATGGGTGACGGGCCCCATCGACCGCGCGCGGTGCGGGAGGCAGGCTGTGTCAGGCTCGGTCGTGATCAGTTGTGGCGGCTCCGCCGGGGTGCGATGGGCGACAGTAGAGCTGATCACACGCGGAGCGCAGAAGGAGGAACGTCCCCGGTGTCGCTGTTCTGGCGGATCTTCGGGCTCAATGCCCTGGTGCTGGGCACCGCTACGGCGCTGCTGCTGTGGGCGCCGGTGACCGTCTCCGTGCCGGTGCTGCTGACCGAGGCGATCATCCTGGTCGGCGGTCTCGCCGTCATGCTGGTCGCCAACGGCACCCTGCTGCGCTGGGGCCTGGCCCCGCTGGACCGGCTGACCAGGCTGATGACCACCATCGACCTGCTGCGCCCGGGCCAGCGGCTGCCCGTGCCCGGCGCCGGCGGCGGTAGCGAGGTGTCCGAGCTGATCCGCACCTTCAACGCCATGCTCGACCGGCTGGAGCACGAACGCGCCACGTCCAGCGCCCGGGCGCTGCTGGCCCAGGAGGCGGAACGCCGCCGCATCGCCCAGGAACTGCACGACGAGGTCGGGCAGAGCATGACCGCGATCCTGCTGGTGCTCAAGCGCGCCGCGGACGACGCCCCCGAACCGCTGCGCGAGGACCTCCAGCAGGCCCAGGAGATCACCAGGGAGAGCCTGGACGAGGTCCGCCGCCTGGTGCGCCGCCTGCGGCCCGGCGTCCTGGACGACCTGGGCCTGGTCAGCGCACTGACCTCGCTCGCGCAGGACTTCGCCACCCACACCGGGCTGCGGGTCGTGCGCCGCCTCGATTCCGATCCGCCCACCCTCGACCGGGAGAGCGAGCTCGTGCTGTACCGGGTGGCTCAGGAGAGCCTGACCAACGCGGCCCGCCATGCGGACGCGCGGCAGGTCGAGGTGAGCCTGCACCGGGTGGGCGAGGCGGTGGTGCTGGAGATCGCCGACGACGGCCGCGGCATCGAGGCCGCCTGCGAAGGCGCCGGGATCCGCGGCATGCGCGAACGGGCCCTGCTCGCCGGGGCCACCCTCGACATCACCTCGACGCCTGGCACCGGTACCCGGATCCGCCTCATCACACCCGTCCCCAGGAAGCAGCTCTGACCATGCCCGATCCGACCCCGCCCGGACCCACCACGGCCTCGGCACCGTCCGCCACGGCCGGGAAGCCGATCCGCATCCTGCTCGCCGACGACCACGCTCTCGTACGCCGCGGCGTACGCCTGATCCTCGACAGGGAACCCGACCTGGAGGTCGTCGCCGAGGCCGGGGACGGTGCCGAGGCCATCGAGGCGGCCCGGAGCCAGGAGATCGACTTGGCCGTGCTGGACATCGCCATGCCGCGCCTGACCGGTCTTCAGGCCACCCGGGAGCTGGTGGCGCTCAAGCCGGGTCTGCGCATCCTGATGCTGACGATGCACGACAACGAGCAGTACCTGTTCCAGGCGCTCAAGGCCGGGGCCTGTGGCTATGTGCTGAAGTCGGTTGCCGACCGCGACCTGGTCGCCGCCTGCCGGGCCGCGATGCGCAACGAGCCGTTCCTCTACCCCGGCGCGGTCACCGCCCTCATCCGCAACTACCTGGAGCGCGTCCGCCACGGCGAGGAAGACCCCGACCAGTTCCTCACCCCTCGTGAGGAGGAGGTCCTCAAACTCGTCGCCGAAGGGCACTCCTCCAAGGAGATCGCCGAGATCCTGTTCATCAGCGTCAAGACCGTGCACCGCCACCGGGCCAACCTCCTGCACAAGCTCGGTCTGCACGACCGGCTGGAGCTGACCCGCTACGCGATCCGCGCAGGTCTCATCGAACCCTGACGCCCGCCCCGCACCGACGTCCGGGGCTCTGGTCGTCCACTCCCCGGCCGGAGCCCCGGACCGGCACTCCACGCCGAGCACACGGCAGGAGTCGAGCACCCCGCAGGAAGGGGACGGTGCATGCGCCCAGCACCCCGCAGCGCCCCGACCGCAGTTCACCCGCTCGCGGGGACGCTCATCGCGCTCCTCGCCGTCCTGCTGGCGTTGGTTCCCGCCGATGCCGCGCGCGCGGCTTCCGTTCCGGTGCCCGCGGCTTCCGTTCCGGTGCTCGATCCGGCCCCGGCGGCCACGGGCGCCGAGCGCCCCGACACCGGTCCCCACGCGGACGACCCGTGTGCCGTCGGCTGCGCGGTCCAGGCCAGGGTCCGCCACGACCACCTCGGCGAGCGCCCGTGCCCACCGGATCACCACGCCACCGACCCCCCTGACGCGGATGCCGGCCCGGCTGTCGGTACCCGTGCTTCAG is from Streptomyces hygroscopicus and encodes:
- a CDS encoding DNA-binding protein — protein: MVNHQTIGDRAAHLPPEDLAALRENLHEQRLFRQEQLRQIAAPPRAEDLLRRRSAAQAEVHVKVAASARMVLADVEAALRRIAEGRYGTCHLCRRPVERDRLMIVPQARYCARCQQVREAGR
- a CDS encoding histidine kinase gives rise to the protein MSLFWRIFGLNALVLGTATALLLWAPVTVSVPVLLTEAIILVGGLAVMLVANGTLLRWGLAPLDRLTRLMTTIDLLRPGQRLPVPGAGGGSEVSELIRTFNAMLDRLEHERATSSARALLAQEAERRRIAQELHDEVGQSMTAILLVLKRAADDAPEPLREDLQQAQEITRESLDEVRRLVRRLRPGVLDDLGLVSALTSLAQDFATHTGLRVVRRLDSDPPTLDRESELVLYRVAQESLTNAARHADARQVEVSLHRVGEAVVLEIADDGRGIEAACEGAGIRGMRERALLAGATLDITSTPGTGTRIRLITPVPRKQL
- a CDS encoding two component transcriptional regulator, LuxRfamily produces the protein MPDPTPPGPTTASAPSATAGKPIRILLADDHALVRRGVRLILDREPDLEVVAEAGDGAEAIEAARSQEIDLAVLDIAMPRLTGLQATRELVALKPGLRILMLTMHDNEQYLFQALKAGACGYVLKSVADRDLVAACRAAMRNEPFLYPGAVTALIRNYLERVRHGEEDPDQFLTPREEEVLKLVAEGHSSKEIAEILFISVKTVHRHRANLLHKLGLHDRLELTRYAIRAGLIEP